From Chryseobacterium joostei, the proteins below share one genomic window:
- a CDS encoding XRE family transcriptional regulator translates to MSTLSILADNIRYLRLKQAPNLSQEKIAEKLMISRDSYAKYETAKYTPPLDVLLAISRYYHISTDLLLTVDLRKYKLEEMLNLPDNRILLPIKTDSLGENKIEIVPYKAKMGYLKGYADPEYIEGLQTMSLPFLRNGKYRAFPAEGDSMPPYKDGTYVIGEYVERISDIKLGKVYLLITRTDFIFKRIESINKKSITVKSNESFYENYEIPFSDLWEIWQHAGSYSPQELEIIDFASEDVKSMLLQLMQEIKELKAAIKN, encoded by the coding sequence ATGTCAACACTCTCTATTCTAGCGGATAACATAAGGTATTTGCGACTTAAACAGGCACCTAATCTCTCACAGGAAAAAATTGCTGAGAAATTGATGATTTCCAGAGACTCATACGCAAAATATGAGACTGCGAAATACACTCCTCCTCTGGATGTATTGTTAGCTATTTCCCGCTATTATCATATCAGTACAGATCTATTATTGACTGTTGACCTAAGAAAATATAAACTGGAAGAAATGCTCAATCTGCCGGATAACAGAATACTGCTTCCTATTAAGACGGACTCATTAGGGGAAAACAAGATAGAAATAGTTCCTTACAAAGCTAAAATGGGCTATCTTAAAGGATATGCAGATCCTGAATACATCGAGGGGTTACAGACAATGTCTCTTCCATTTCTAAGAAATGGTAAGTATAGGGCTTTTCCCGCAGAAGGCGATTCTATGCCCCCTTACAAAGATGGCACGTATGTTATTGGAGAATACGTAGAGCGTATTAGTGATATAAAATTAGGTAAAGTTTATCTCCTTATCACACGCACCGATTTTATATTTAAGCGGATAGAAAGCATAAATAAAAAGTCCATCACTGTGAAATCAAATGAAAGCTTCTATGAAAACTATGAAATTCCTTTTTCTGACTTATGGGAAATCTGGCAACATGCTGGAAGCTATTCACCCCAGGAACTTGAGATTATCGACTTTGCAAGCGAAGATGTAAAATCAATGCTATTGCAATTGATGCAGGAAATAAAGGAATTAAAGGCAGCTATAAAGAATTGA